A DNA window from Chlamydia felis Fe/C-56 contains the following coding sequences:
- a CDS encoding class I fructose-bisphosphate aldolase, which translates to MSKIYDLLGDDAENLLRYECRCILKENLTLPSPDFIDKVFVNSDRSNLVLKSLQAMFAHGRLANTGYLSILPVDQGVEHTAGASFSPNPIYFDPENIIRLAIEGGCSAVASSYGVLSILSRKYAHKIPFMLKLNHNELLSYPTTYHQIFFSQVESAYDMGAVAVGATVYFGSETSSEEIVAVSQAFAKARELGMATVLWCYLRNSNFVSNGIDYHTAADLTGQADHLGATLGADIVKQKLPTCQGGFKAIKFSKTDDRVYSELSSDHPIDLCRYQVLNSYCGKIGLINSGGPSGKDDFAEAAKTAVINKRAGGMGLILGRKAFQRPLTEGVQLLNLVQDIYLDPSITIA; encoded by the coding sequence ATGTCGAAGATATATGATTTGCTAGGAGATGACGCGGAAAATTTATTAAGATACGAATGCAGATGTATCCTTAAAGAAAATCTAACCCTCCCCTCACCAGACTTTATCGATAAAGTTTTTGTCAATTCTGATAGAAGTAATCTTGTATTGAAATCTTTACAGGCTATGTTTGCTCACGGAAGATTAGCAAACACTGGGTATCTGTCGATTCTTCCTGTAGATCAGGGAGTGGAGCATACAGCGGGAGCCTCCTTTTCTCCAAATCCAATCTATTTTGATCCGGAGAACATCATTCGACTGGCTATTGAAGGTGGTTGTTCTGCCGTGGCTTCTTCTTATGGAGTGTTAAGCATACTTTCTAGAAAGTATGCTCATAAAATTCCTTTTATGTTGAAGCTCAATCATAATGAACTATTATCTTATCCAACAACCTATCATCAAATTTTCTTTAGCCAAGTAGAAAGCGCTTACGATATGGGTGCTGTTGCTGTCGGAGCCACAGTTTATTTTGGTTCTGAGACATCTTCGGAAGAAATCGTGGCGGTTTCCCAAGCTTTTGCAAAAGCCAGAGAACTGGGCATGGCTACTGTATTGTGGTGTTATTTGCGAAATTCTAATTTCGTCTCTAATGGGATAGACTATCACACCGCTGCAGATCTAACCGGTCAGGCAGATCATTTAGGAGCAACATTAGGTGCGGATATCGTAAAACAAAAGTTGCCTACATGCCAAGGCGGTTTTAAAGCTATTAAATTTAGTAAAACAGATGATAGAGTATATTCCGAGCTCTCTTCAGATCATCCAATTGATTTATGCCGTTACCAAGTACTTAATAGCTACTGTGGCAAAATTGGACTCATTAATTCCGGAGGCCCTTCAGGAAAGGATGATTTTGCAGAGGCAGCAAAAACAGCTGTGATTAACAAGAGAGCTGGAGGTATGGGTCTTATTTTGGGAAGAAAAGCTTTTCAAAGACCTCTTACTGAAGGCGTACAATTATTAAACTTGGTTCAAGACATTTATTTAGATCCGAGCATCACAATAGCGTAA
- a CDS encoding amino acid permease, translating to MHTHTKPSKPLGTFTVGMLSLAVVISLRNLPLTAKHGLSTLFFYALAVGCFMIPYALISAELASFKPQGIYIWTRDALGKWWGFFSIWMQWFHNMTWYPAMLAFIASTLVYKINPELAHNKVYLAIVILAGFWGLTFFNFFGISTSALFSSICVIVGTLIPGVILVALAIFWIMTGNPIAISLSWRDLLPDINGMSSFVLLAGMLLALCGLEANANLASDMVNPRKNYPKAVLIGAISTLAILVLGSLSIAIVIPKEEISLVSGLVKAFSLFFDKYNLSWMTSIIVVMTIAGSLGELNAWMFAGTKGLFVSTQNDCLPRMFKKVNAKNVPTNLMLFQAIVVTLFTLIFLCLDSADLAYWILSALSIQMYLAMYICLFIAGPILRIKEPKAQRLYSVPGKFFGICLLSILGILSCLFVLWISFLPPQGVSLLSGAGKIGYSAFLLLAFSINCMIPFGIYYAHKKLVK from the coding sequence ATGCATACCCATACAAAACCCTCAAAACCTCTGGGAACATTTACTGTTGGAATGTTATCTCTAGCAGTAGTTATTAGTTTAAGGAACTTGCCCCTAACAGCAAAACACGGATTATCGACTCTTTTCTTTTATGCTCTAGCCGTGGGCTGTTTTATGATCCCCTATGCGCTTATTTCAGCTGAATTAGCGTCTTTTAAACCCCAAGGAATTTATATTTGGACTCGCGATGCCTTGGGAAAGTGGTGGGGATTTTTCTCTATATGGATGCAATGGTTCCATAACATGACATGGTACCCTGCAATGCTCGCATTTATTGCAAGTACGCTAGTGTACAAAATTAATCCAGAACTAGCCCATAACAAAGTCTATTTGGCAATAGTTATTCTTGCCGGATTTTGGGGACTGACTTTTTTTAATTTCTTTGGGATTAGTACATCAGCTTTATTTAGTTCGATTTGCGTTATCGTAGGAACTTTGATCCCAGGAGTAATTTTAGTTGCCTTGGCTATTTTTTGGATCATGACGGGAAATCCTATAGCCATTTCCTTGTCGTGGAGAGATTTACTTCCTGATATTAATGGTATGTCTTCCTTTGTATTACTCGCAGGAATGCTTCTAGCTCTCTGCGGATTAGAAGCCAATGCGAACCTGGCCTCGGATATGGTAAATCCTAGAAAGAACTACCCTAAAGCTGTACTTATTGGAGCGATTTCTACATTAGCTATTCTAGTTTTGGGATCGCTGTCTATAGCCATTGTGATTCCGAAAGAAGAGATCAGTTTAGTTTCTGGGCTAGTCAAAGCTTTTTCTCTATTCTTTGATAAGTATAATCTTTCTTGGATGACTAGCATCATTGTTGTTATGACGATTGCTGGATCTTTAGGAGAGCTTAATGCTTGGATGTTTGCTGGAACCAAGGGCTTATTTGTTTCCACACAAAATGACTGCCTCCCTAGAATGTTTAAAAAAGTAAACGCAAAAAATGTCCCTACAAACCTAATGCTATTTCAAGCAATCGTAGTGACTTTATTTACTTTGATATTCCTATGTCTAGACTCTGCAGATCTGGCGTATTGGATTCTTAGTGCATTGAGCATACAAATGTATTTAGCTATGTACATTTGCTTATTTATTGCAGGTCCAATTTTGCGTATTAAAGAGCCAAAGGCTCAACGTCTCTATTCTGTTCCCGGAAAATTTTTCGGCATCTGTCTACTTTCTATCTTGGGAATACTTTCTTGCTTATTTGTTTTATGGATTAGCTTTTTACCTCCTCAAGGAGTCTCTTTGTTATCTGGAGCGGGTAAAATAGGGTACTCAGCCTTTCTACTATTGGCTTTCTCTATAAATTGTATGATACCTTTTGGCATCTACTACGCACATAAAAAACTCGTCAAATAA